In the genome of Anabaena sphaerica FACHB-251, the window CATAATCAATTCTTTACAAAAACTTAAATAGAAAATTTGTAGTCTAGTAAATACTAATAATGCTAAAATCAAATTAACCTAAAAATAAAATTCTTTTGTTTAAAAACATTAAAGTTGCATAGACTCTGAGCTTAAAAGGTGAATCAAATTGTGTAAATTATTAAGCGGCGACAAAGTTGGATATTTATATACTCACTCAAAGTAATAAATAACAACTGAGAATTTGTTAACTGCATTAGCAAAACAATTACAGCCAGATTTTAACCAAGCAATTCTCACTTATATTTAGAGTCAATGCTCCCTAGCATTTTCAAAAATTTAGTTTTACAGACGCAGGTTTTAAGGCAGCATGACCACCTTAATTTTTATCAGGGTGCCTGTAACAGCGAACTGATGTCTAGCTAACTAAAAGCTACGGGGTTTCTCTTGTGATTACCATTTCTCTTCGTCCACTTGGGCGTTCTTGGGGTACAATTAGTTTTGCCTCAACCCTTTATCTATGTCCAATATTAGATTTGCTATTGGCAGATGTTCCCACAAATTTACAAGCCGAACTGCGCTTAGGACTTCAAGAAGCCCTAGTAAACGCAGCTAAACATGGCAATAATCTTGATCCTGGCAAATTAGTAGTAGTGCGTTTTTCCTTAATAGATAATCAATATTGGTGGATCATCTCAGATCAAGGTAGTGGCTTTACACCCACTTGTGATGCTGATTGTGATCCCACCGACTATTTACCACCAGATGAATCAGAAAATGGCAGAGGTATGACTCTACTTCATCAAATTTTTGATCAAGTACAGTGGAACCGCAAAGGTACAGAATTAAGGCTTTGTAAGCAAATAGAAGCTCGACGTTTGTTATCTTTAAGACGATAAGGTGACAGGCGACAGGGAATAGGGAAGCAGGAGGAAAATTATATATTACATCCACCCAGTACCCAGTACCCAGTCTCTCAATTTTTACCATGAGTTGGACAGGGAGGAGCGGAAATTGACTTATCTAACCAACCTACAGCCTGTTCTAACCTAGCTTGTGCCTCTAGGGGCTGATTTTTGAGGAGAAACACCATAGCAGCCGCTACCTGTTCACTAGCGCGAGAATTCCGGTTAGACTTGAGACGATGCCAATCATCAGGAGAAATACTTAGTCTTTCCATCAGGGCTTGGGCAAGTTCCAGGGTAGTAACATCATTTAGTTGACTGGTTTGAGACATAAGACTAAGTGCTGAAGTGCTAAGTTAATAGACAAAAGTTAAAGTTATTATTTATCATCATAGCCAATGACCAATGACTAATGACTAATTTAGAGGAAAACCAGCAACCAGAGTTTGAACAAGAACTAGAGGAAGTAGAAACTTCACTTCGACTCTTGAAAGAAAGATACGCCCAAGTGCAACAAGATCAACAGCAAAAGGCACAATGGCAACAAGAAATTAAAAATCTGAAAGACAATAAAAATCAGACCCCAGAAATTAAAGCCGAGTTAAAACGTATTCAAAAAGAGTTGGAAGTGCTAGAAATTAACTTAGAAAGCCAGTTATTTTCTTGGAAAAGCCTCAATAGACCTTTTTGGCAAGCTGTCCGCTTTGGTGGTTTAGGCGTTATTATAGGTTGGCTGTTAAAATCTTCGGTTGGGTAATTGGTAATTGGTAATTAGTAATTGGTAATTGGTTTATTCCTGTTCCCCAGTCCCCAGTCTCCAGTCCCCAGTCCCCAGTCCCTAGTCTCTGGTTTAAATTAGTGTTATATATAGTGAAAAAAAAGATAATTTGTATAAAATGATTAAACATCGAATTGCAGAAATATTAAAAAGTGGTCAACCTGAAGAAACCTTAGTAGTGCAAGGTTGGGTAAGAACAAAACGCGAATTAAAAGGATTTGCCTTTCTCGAAGTTAATGATGGCTCATCATTAGGTAACTTGCAAGTAGTTATTAATCAAGATTTACCAGATTACGAAGGAATATTAAAACAAATAAACACAGGTGCTTCCGTAGAAGTATCAGGAGTGTTAGTAGCTTCTCAAGGTAAAGGACAAAGAATAGAATTAAAAGCAGATATAGTAAAAGTATACGGTGATGCTGATCCCGAAACCTATCCTCTGCAAAAGAAACGTCATTCCTTTGAGTTTCTCCGAACTATTGCACATTTACGGGGTAGAACTAACTCATTTGGTGCAGTTTTCCGCGTTAGAAATGCTTGCGCGACTGCTATTCACCAATTTTTTCAAGAACGTGGTTTTTTGTGGGTACATACTCCCATTTTAACCGCGAGTGATTGTGAAGGTGCTGGGGAATTATTTAATGTTACCAGCTTGAATTTAAAAGATGTTCCCCGAACTGAAAACAAAGAAATTGATTATACTCAAGACTTCTTTGGTAAACCAACTTATCTAACAGTAAGTGGACAACTAGAAGCCGAAATAATGGCGATGGCGTTTAGTAACGTTTACACCTTTGGTCCTACATTCCGCGCCGAAAATTCTAACACTTCTCGTCACTTAGCAGAATTTTGGATGGTGGAACCAGAAATTGCTTTTTGTGACTTAGAAGGTGATATGGATTTAGCAGAAGAGTTTCTTAAATATATTTTTAAATATGTATTAGAAACTTGTCCTGAAGACATGGAATTTTTCAATGAACGTATTGATAAAACCGTCTTAGAAACCGCAGATAACATTATTAATAATCAATTTGAAAGATTGACTTATACAGATGCAGTCAAACTTTTAGAAAAAGCTGATGTTAAATTTGATTATCCTGTCAGTTGGGGTGCAGATTTGCAATCAGAACATGAACGTTATTTAGCCGAACAATTGTTTAAAAAGCCTGTAATCGTTACAGATTATCCTGCACAAATCAAAGCCTTTTATATGCGGTTGAGTGATGATGAAAAAACTGTCCGCGCAATGGATATTCTTGCACCAAAAATAGGCGAAATCATTGGTGGTTCCCAACGGGAAGAAAGACTTGATGTGTTAGAAAAACGGGTATTAGCACAGGGAATGAAACCAGAAGATTTGTGGTGGTATTTAGATTTACGTCGTTATGGTACAGTTCCCCATGCAGGTTTCGGTTTGGGGTTTGAAAGATTGGTGCAGTTTATGACAGGAATGGGAAATATTCGGGATGTAATTCCTTTCCCCCGCACACCACAAAGCGCCGAGTTTTAATATTTGGTAGGGGTTTAGCATTGCTAAACCCTGATTTTGTCTGCATCAGGATGTCGAGGATTTTATTCAATAATTAATGATTTAGGTTAGTAATTTTTATTAATTTGAGAATAGATGATCAATTGCTTGTTGAAAGAATCATCTTAACACAATTAAAATTTTATCAGATTATCATACTTTGAAAAATTAACCACGGGAAAAATCAATATTAAATCCTGAAAATCCTCAAAATTTATCTGGGGAAGATGTATTACCAGGTTTTATTTTAGATTTACAACCTATTTTTGGATAATAAATATTTTTTTAACGAACCGCAGAGACGCAGAGGACGCAGAGAAAAGAGAGGAAATTTTTGATTTTTATCTTGCTTTCTTCCTTTGCGAACTTCGACACTTTGCGCCTTTGCGTGAAAAAAATAAACCCAGATACTAACCGATAAATTAAAAGTTGGGTTTATAGAAGTAAACCCAACCTACTATTAAGGTACTTCAATGGGAATCAAAGCATTTTCCGGTAAATAGCTGTGAAAACACCCATCATCCGCGAGAACCACAATTAAACGCAAAGGATAATCAGGGGGAACTTGCAAATCTGCCCAAGGTACTGCTATTTCTAAACAAGTATTTAAAGCAGCTTGGGCGCGACTAACACGGGGATGCCATTGATAGTTATTTCCTGCTTCTCGAAATTGAATTGATTGTGTGAGTAAGTTAATTTCTAGATGATGGTGGAATAGATAATTAGTTGGTGCGATATCTGGAACTTCTGCTAAAGGTACAGGACTATTCACCATTGTTCTATCTGGATAATACCAGAGTAAATTTAACTCTGTTGGTAGTTCTTTTCCTGGTGCAACACCACTTTTAAAATCTACCCGCAAATAAAAATTCAGGTGATCTACTCCATACCAAAGGCGCTGGATCAGGCTGCTGTTGTGCATTGTTCCCCGTGCGCCGCCAACTTCTATCCGTCCAGCTTTATCCCAGTCTTGTTCATCACCTTTACCGTCGATAACCGGATGAATAAAACTTTCTGGACGATGGTCGGCGCGGGCTTCATGGACTTCTAGCGGTTTTGTCAAGTAAGCCGGGATGGGTTCATTTAAGGCTTTATAAATGCCATAGAGATGTTCGCGAAATAACTGATCAAAAATGGCATCTTGATTTGAAGAATGTCCTTCACCAAACCACCAAAACCAATCTGAACCTTCAGCCGCATATAAAGCTTCCCAGGCGGCGGGGTTATTTTCTTCGGTAGCTTCGGGATGATTGGCTAAAACTTGTCTGGCGTGGGTGAGGTAGTCCCAAGCGCGATTTTTGGCGGGATCTCCTATCCAAGTGGTGAAACTGCCATCTACCCAAGAACCGCTATGGAGTTCTTCTCCGGGGATGGTGGCTGTAGCAGGAAACTTGTCTAGGAATTCGGAGACGGTGACAAGTTGGATGTGAGGTTCGTCACTTAAGCTTTGATATAAGGTTTCTAGGAAGGGTTTACCGTCTTGGGGATAAAATTCCCAGCAATTTTCACCATCTAAGGCGATGGTAACTAGCCAAGGCTGTTCGCTGGGGTTCTCTCTTTGCATTTTAGCGATCGCTTGCAAATGTCCCACTAAGTCCGCTGTGGCCTGTTTTGGTTGCATTGCCCCATATGTAAAACCAATCAAATCAGATAATCTATGGTCGCGGAAAACTATAGATACCTCACCAGCTGGAGTTTGCAAACGATAAGGACGGTAAAGTAATTCTGGTTGCTGTACATTTCCCGCCCCATCCCGATGGAAAAAGTGTTTTATTGTCCAACCCAAAACAGCTTCATCTGAGCAAATCCATTTAAAGCCTTGTTTAATAATATACGG includes:
- a CDS encoding glycoside hydrolase, yielding MSHPLYVAFIWHQHQPLYKSPGSGVSASASQQYRLPWVRLHGTKDYLDLILLLERYPKLHQTVNLVPSLILQLEDYIAGTAFDPYLTASLTPVEKLTTEQKEFIVQHFFDANHHTLIDPHPRYAELYYQRQEKGQAWCLANWQQPDYSDLLAWHNLAWIDPLFWDDPEIAAWLQQGRNFTLSDRQRIYSKQKQILSRILPQHRKMQETGQLEVTTTPYTHPILPLLADTNSGRVAVPNMTLPNQRFQWAEDIPRHLQKSWDLYKDRFGQEPRGLWPSEQSVSPEILPYIIKQGFKWICSDEAVLGWTIKHFFHRDGAGNVQQPELLYRPYRLQTPAGEVSIVFRDHRLSDLIGFTYGAMQPKQATADLVGHLQAIAKMQRENPSEQPWLVTIALDGENCWEFYPQDGKPFLETLYQSLSDEPHIQLVTVSEFLDKFPATATIPGEELHSGSWVDGSFTTWIGDPAKNRAWDYLTHARQVLANHPEATEENNPAAWEALYAAEGSDWFWWFGEGHSSNQDAIFDQLFREHLYGIYKALNEPIPAYLTKPLEVHEARADHRPESFIHPVIDGKGDEQDWDKAGRIEVGGARGTMHNSSLIQRLWYGVDHLNFYLRVDFKSGVAPGKELPTELNLLWYYPDRTMVNSPVPLAEVPDIAPTNYLFHHHLEINLLTQSIQFREAGNNYQWHPRVSRAQAALNTCLEIAVPWADLQVPPDYPLRLIVVLADDGCFHSYLPENALIPIEVP
- the asnS gene encoding asparagine--tRNA ligase, giving the protein MIKHRIAEILKSGQPEETLVVQGWVRTKRELKGFAFLEVNDGSSLGNLQVVINQDLPDYEGILKQINTGASVEVSGVLVASQGKGQRIELKADIVKVYGDADPETYPLQKKRHSFEFLRTIAHLRGRTNSFGAVFRVRNACATAIHQFFQERGFLWVHTPILTASDCEGAGELFNVTSLNLKDVPRTENKEIDYTQDFFGKPTYLTVSGQLEAEIMAMAFSNVYTFGPTFRAENSNTSRHLAEFWMVEPEIAFCDLEGDMDLAEEFLKYIFKYVLETCPEDMEFFNERIDKTVLETADNIINNQFERLTYTDAVKLLEKADVKFDYPVSWGADLQSEHERYLAEQLFKKPVIVTDYPAQIKAFYMRLSDDEKTVRAMDILAPKIGEIIGGSQREERLDVLEKRVLAQGMKPEDLWWYLDLRRYGTVPHAGFGLGFERLVQFMTGMGNIRDVIPFPRTPQSAEF
- a CDS encoding ATP-binding protein, which encodes MITISLRPLGRSWGTISFASTLYLCPILDLLLADVPTNLQAELRLGLQEALVNAAKHGNNLDPGKLVVVRFSLIDNQYWWIISDQGSGFTPTCDADCDPTDYLPPDESENGRGMTLLHQIFDQVQWNRKGTELRLCKQIEARRLLSLRR
- a CDS encoding DUF6439 family protein, producing the protein MSQTSQLNDVTTLELAQALMERLSISPDDWHRLKSNRNSRASEQVAAAMVFLLKNQPLEAQARLEQAVGWLDKSISAPPCPTHGKN